A genomic window from Lentibacter algarum includes:
- the rplS gene encoding 50S ribosomal protein L19 — MDLLREIEAEQIAALGKKIPDFKAGDTIRVGFKVTEGVRTRVQNYEGVCISRKNGKGIDGSFTVRKISFGEGVERVFPLHSTNIDEITVVRRGRVRRAKLYYLRARRGKSARIVEDTNYKPRAEA, encoded by the coding sequence ATGGACCTTCTGAGAGAAATCGAAGCGGAGCAAATTGCTGCGCTCGGGAAAAAGATCCCCGACTTCAAAGCGGGCGACACAATTCGCGTCGGCTTCAAAGTGACTGAAGGTGTTCGCACCCGTGTTCAGAATTACGAAGGCGTATGCATCAGCCGTAAGAACGGCAAAGGCATCGACGGCTCCTTCACTGTGCGCAAAATCAGCTTTGGCGAAGGTGTTGAGCGGGTTTTCCCACTGCACTCCACAAACATCGACGAGATCACAGTTGTGCGTCGCGGTCGCGTTCGTCGCGCCAAGCTTTACTATCTTCGTGCACGTCGCGGCAAATCTGCCCGTATCGTTGAAGATACCAACTACAAGCCACGCGCTGAAGCGTAA
- the dddP gene encoding dimethylsulfonioproprionate lyase DddP — protein sequence MNEHYRDIRKIDPSRGAFLADGSPNDKNRVEIGPTQLAFAEWEAAGLIPPNLEAMRKYRWERLTQAIVQRGYAGILLFDPLNIRYATDSTNMQLWNTHNPFRAVLLCADGYMVIWDYKNSPFLSEFNPLVREQRSGADLFYFDRGDKVDVAADVFANEVRLILAEHASGNKRLAVDKAMLHGYRALEAQGFEIMEGEEVTEKTRAIKGPDEIRAMRCANHACETAVKSMEDFARLNVPFGTTSEDDIWAVLHAENIRRGGEWIETRLLASGPRTNPWFQECGPRLVQNNEIIAFDTDLIGSYGICIDISRTWWIGDQKPRADMVYAMQHAHEHIMTNMEMLKPGVTIPELSANTHRLDDKFQAQKYGCLMHGVGLCDEWPLVAYPDHAVPGAFDYALEPGMVLCVEAAVGEVGGDFSIKLEDQVLITEDGYENLTTYPFDDALMGR from the coding sequence ATGAATGAGCACTACCGAGACATCCGAAAAATAGATCCGAGCAGAGGCGCATTTTTGGCCGATGGATCTCCCAATGATAAGAACCGTGTCGAGATTGGTCCGACGCAGTTGGCTTTCGCTGAATGGGAGGCCGCAGGGCTAATCCCGCCCAATCTTGAAGCTATGCGAAAGTATCGCTGGGAGCGCCTCACACAGGCAATCGTTCAAAGGGGGTATGCTGGAATTCTGCTATTTGACCCGCTGAACATCCGCTACGCAACAGATAGCACCAACATGCAGCTTTGGAATACCCATAATCCGTTTCGCGCCGTCTTGCTGTGCGCTGACGGGTACATGGTGATTTGGGACTATAAAAACTCCCCCTTTCTGAGCGAGTTCAATCCTTTGGTCCGTGAGCAACGCTCTGGCGCAGATCTGTTCTATTTTGACCGCGGCGACAAGGTTGATGTTGCGGCTGATGTTTTTGCGAATGAGGTGCGTCTTATTCTTGCTGAGCACGCTTCAGGCAACAAACGGTTAGCAGTCGATAAGGCCATGCTCCATGGCTACCGCGCTTTAGAAGCGCAGGGCTTTGAGATTATGGAGGGGGAGGAAGTGACTGAAAAGACCCGCGCCATCAAAGGGCCCGACGAAATCCGCGCCATGCGTTGTGCCAATCATGCTTGTGAAACAGCCGTAAAGAGCATGGAAGATTTTGCCCGTCTCAATGTGCCCTTTGGCACCACATCTGAGGATGATATCTGGGCAGTGCTCCACGCTGAGAACATCCGCCGAGGTGGCGAATGGATCGAAACGCGCCTCCTCGCGTCAGGGCCTCGTACCAACCCGTGGTTTCAAGAATGTGGACCACGTCTTGTTCAAAACAATGAAATCATAGCTTTTGATACAGACCTGATTGGCTCTTACGGAATTTGCATTGATATCAGTCGCACGTGGTGGATCGGAGACCAAAAGCCTCGTGCAGATATGGTTTATGCGATGCAACATGCACATGAACATATCATGACCAATATGGAAATGCTGAAACCCGGCGTCACGATACCAGAATTGTCTGCCAACACACATCGCCTCGATGATAAATTTCAGGCTCAAAAATACGGATGCCTTATGCATGGCGTCGGCCTTTGTGATGAATGGCCACTTGTCGCATATCCCGATCATGCCGTTCCAGGAGCCTTTGATTATGCTTTGGAGCCCGGAATGGTACTATGTGTTGAAGCGGCTGTGGGGGAAGTTGGGGGAGATTTCTCAATCAAGCTCGAAGACCAAGTTCTTATCACAGAAGATGGCTACGAAAACCTTACAACCTATCCATTTGATGACGCCCTAATGGGGCGTTAG
- the rpmE gene encoding 50S ribosomal protein L31 → MKKDIHPDYHFVEVKMTDGTMLKMRSTWGKEGDTLSLDIDPTVHPAWTGGNSRLLDAGGRVSKFKKKYEGLGF, encoded by the coding sequence ATGAAAAAAGATATCCACCCCGATTACCATTTCGTCGAAGTCAAAATGACAGACGGTACGATGCTCAAGATGCGCTCCACATGGGGCAAAGAAGGCGATACGCTTTCACTTGATATCGACCCGACAGTTCACCCAGCATGGACGGGCGGCAACTCGCGCCTTCTCGACGCTGGCGGACGCGTATCGAAGTTCAAAAAGAAATACGAAGGCCTTGGCTTCTAA
- a CDS encoding urate hydroxylase PuuD yields MHEFAIMWDWIGFAVRWLHVITAIAWIGSSFYFIALDLGLRKTPHLPVGAHGEEWQVHGGGFYHVQKYLVAPENMPDHLTWFKWESYATWLSGAALLMIVYWVGGELYLIDAAKADISLLQGIMISAASLTVGWIVYDFLCKSKLGESPTVLMLLLFVLLIAMGWGYNEIFTGRATLLHLGAFTATIMTANVFFIIMPNQRIVVKDLQEGRTPDAKYGKIAKLRSTHNNYLTLPVIFLMLSNHYPLAFASEYNWVIAALVFLMGVSIRHYFNSMHAGNSRPLWTWLVTGLLFVAIMWISTLPLEFDSLEDAEARPLTTTEQVFASSEGFDEVQDIVLGRCSMCHARETFYEGVRSAPKGVHLETASDIVAHARDIYLQAGVTRAMPPANVTYIEPEERAAIISWYRNAASQLPLRLAAN; encoded by the coding sequence ATGCACGAATTTGCAATTATGTGGGACTGGATAGGCTTTGCTGTCCGTTGGCTGCACGTCATTACGGCAATCGCTTGGATTGGCTCGTCATTTTATTTTATCGCGCTTGATTTGGGTCTGCGAAAGACGCCTCATTTGCCCGTTGGGGCACATGGCGAAGAGTGGCAAGTCCATGGCGGCGGCTTTTATCACGTTCAAAAATACCTTGTTGCCCCAGAGAACATGCCCGACCACCTAACGTGGTTCAAATGGGAAAGCTACGCAACTTGGCTGTCTGGTGCGGCCCTTCTTATGATTGTTTATTGGGTTGGAGGTGAGCTGTATCTGATTGATGCAGCCAAAGCAGACATCAGCCTTTTGCAAGGAATTATGATTTCTGCGGCGTCGTTGACTGTCGGCTGGATCGTATATGATTTCCTCTGCAAGTCGAAGCTTGGTGAAAGTCCGACAGTGCTCATGCTTTTGCTGTTTGTACTCTTGATTGCGATGGGCTGGGGCTACAACGAGATTTTCACAGGGCGTGCAACCCTTCTGCACCTCGGTGCATTCACGGCCACGATTATGACGGCGAATGTATTTTTCATCATTATGCCAAATCAGCGTATCGTCGTGAAAGACTTGCAAGAGGGGCGTACTCCAGATGCAAAGTACGGCAAGATTGCTAAGCTGCGCTCGACTCACAACAACTATCTGACCTTACCTGTTATCTTCTTAATGCTGTCAAACCATTATCCTTTGGCGTTTGCCTCAGAATACAATTGGGTGATTGCGGCACTTGTATTTCTCATGGGGGTTAGCATTCGCCACTATTTCAACTCGATGCACGCGGGAAATAGCCGTCCTCTTTGGACATGGCTGGTGACGGGGCTATTGTTTGTCGCAATCATGTGGATTTCAACTTTGCCACTTGAGTTTGACAGTCTCGAAGACGCAGAGGCACGCCCTCTTACAACCACTGAACAAGTCTTTGCTTCTTCCGAGGGCTTTGACGAGGTTCAAGACATCGTTTTGGGTCGCTGTTCGATGTGTCATGCGCGTGAAACCTTTTATGAAGGCGTAAGGTCTGCGCCAAAAGGTGTTCATCTTGAAACAGCTTCAGATATCGTGGCGCACGCACGCGATATCTATCTACAGGCTGGTGTAACCAGAGCCATGCCCCCCGCCAATGTGACCTATATCGAGCCAGAAGAGCGCGCAGCGATCATTTCATGGTATCGAAACGCGGCAAGTCAGCTCCCTCTACGGCTTGCGGCCAATTAA
- the glnA gene encoding type I glutamate--ammonia ligase, producing the protein MSTQDVLKTLKDENIAYVDIRFTDIRGKLQHVTVDVDLVDEDFLEEGFMFDGSSIAGWKSIENSDMKLIVDTDSAYIDPFYAEKTLCVHCSIVEPDTGEAYERDPRGTAQKAEAYLKESGIGDVAYMGPEAEFFIFDDVRFENKINKVSYEVDAVDASWNTDTEYEMGNSGHRPGLKGGYFPVNPIDDAQDLRSEMLSTMKSLGMKVDKHHHEVASCQHELGLIFGTVTKQADEIQKYKYVIHNVAHAYGKSATFMPKPIYGDNGTGMHVNMSIWKDGKPLFAGDKYADLSQEALYFIGGILKHAKTLNAFTNPSTNSYKRLIPGFEAPVLRAYSARNRSGCVRIPWTESPKAKRVEARFPDPSANPYLCFAALLMAGLDGIKNKIDPGEAMDKNLYDLPAEELAGIPTVCGSLREALECLEADHAFLLAGDVFTKDQIEGYLELKMEEVLHYEHTPHPVEFGMYYSC; encoded by the coding sequence ATGAGCACACAAGACGTTCTCAAGACGCTAAAGGACGAAAATATCGCTTATGTCGATATTAGATTCACCGACATTCGTGGCAAGCTCCAGCACGTAACCGTCGATGTTGATTTGGTTGATGAAGACTTCCTCGAGGAAGGCTTCATGTTTGACGGCTCGTCAATCGCTGGCTGGAAGTCCATTGAAAACTCGGACATGAAGCTGATCGTTGACACGGACAGCGCATATATTGATCCGTTCTACGCGGAAAAAACGCTTTGCGTTCACTGCTCAATCGTAGAGCCTGACACAGGCGAAGCCTACGAGCGTGACCCACGCGGTACAGCCCAAAAAGCTGAAGCTTATCTTAAAGAGTCAGGCATTGGCGATGTTGCTTACATGGGTCCAGAGGCTGAATTCTTCATTTTTGACGACGTTCGTTTTGAGAACAAAATCAATAAAGTATCTTACGAAGTAGATGCAGTAGATGCATCATGGAACACAGATACAGAGTATGAAATGGGTAACTCGGGCCACCGCCCTGGGCTCAAGGGCGGTTACTTCCCTGTAAACCCAATCGACGACGCTCAAGACCTTCGCTCAGAGATGCTTTCCACAATGAAAAGCCTCGGTATGAAGGTTGATAAGCATCACCACGAAGTTGCCTCATGCCAGCATGAGCTTGGCCTCATTTTTGGCACGGTGACCAAGCAAGCGGACGAGATCCAGAAGTACAAATACGTAATCCACAACGTTGCTCACGCCTATGGCAAGTCAGCTACGTTCATGCCGAAACCTATTTATGGTGACAACGGCACAGGCATGCATGTAAACATGTCGATCTGGAAAGATGGAAAGCCACTTTTTGCAGGCGACAAGTATGCCGATCTTAGCCAAGAAGCACTTTATTTCATCGGTGGTATTCTGAAGCACGCGAAGACGCTCAATGCCTTCACCAACCCATCGACCAACAGCTACAAGCGATTGATCCCTGGTTTTGAGGCCCCTGTTCTGCGCGCATATTCAGCGCGCAACCGTTCAGGTTGCGTTCGCATCCCATGGACAGAGTCACCAAAGGCCAAGCGCGTTGAAGCTCGCTTCCCAGATCCTTCTGCAAACCCATATCTTTGCTTTGCTGCCCTTCTTATGGCTGGCCTAGACGGGATTAAGAACAAGATCGATCCGGGCGAAGCTATGGACAAGAACCTGTATGATCTTCCAGCAGAAGAGCTCGCAGGTATCCCAACGGTTTGCGGCTCACTTCGTGAAGCTCTGGAGTGCCTTGAAGCGGATCATGCGTTCCTGCTCGCGGGCGACGTGTTCACAAAAGACCAGATTGAGGGCTATTTGGAACTCAAAATGGAAGAAGTCTTGCACTATGAGCACACGCCACACCCTGTAGAGTTTGGCATGTATTACAGCTGCTGA
- a CDS encoding P-II family nitrogen regulator, with protein MKKIEAIIKPFKLDEVKEALQDVGVQGLSVIEVKGFGRQKGHTELYRGAEYVVDFLPKVKLEIVVDDDLVDQAVEAIVDAAKTDKIGDGKIFVSPVEQAIRIRTGETGPDAL; from the coding sequence ATGAAAAAGATCGAAGCCATTATCAAGCCGTTCAAGCTTGATGAAGTGAAAGAAGCATTGCAAGATGTTGGGGTTCAGGGGCTTTCAGTTATCGAAGTTAAAGGGTTCGGGCGCCAAAAAGGCCATACGGAACTTTATCGTGGTGCTGAATACGTCGTCGACTTCCTTCCAAAAGTAAAACTCGAGATCGTGGTCGATGATGACTTGGTTGACCAAGCCGTAGAAGCCATCGTTGACGCAGCCAAGACCGACAAAATCGGTGATGGTAAAATATTTGTATCTCCTGTTGAGCAAGCCATTCGTATCAGAACCGGTGAAACCGGCCCTGACGCGCTTTAA
- a CDS encoding Hint domain-containing protein: protein MKPFSAEDSAQTQPVSEPAGFVLGSNILTLDGELPVEFLNVGDRIITRDAGMVVLRDVNVIEVECPMVWIMGGSLGHDKPEDDTYLLASQKVLVRDWRAKALTQQKQALVLAESLVDGEFIRLVGHQRITIFQLVFDASHIVYVDGLELACEQNQTSIELAA, encoded by the coding sequence ATGAAGCCCTTTTCAGCAGAAGACTCTGCGCAGACTCAGCCTGTATCTGAGCCGGCAGGCTTTGTATTAGGCAGTAATATCCTAACTTTAGACGGCGAATTGCCCGTCGAATTTCTCAACGTTGGGGACCGCATCATTACGAGGGATGCGGGCATGGTCGTCTTGCGTGATGTGAACGTGATTGAGGTTGAATGTCCAATGGTCTGGATCATGGGCGGTTCACTGGGGCATGATAAACCAGAAGACGACACGTACCTACTCGCATCACAAAAAGTCCTTGTTCGGGACTGGCGTGCCAAAGCACTTACACAACAAAAGCAAGCGCTTGTGCTGGCAGAAAGCCTCGTAGACGGCGAATTTATCCGCTTGGTCGGCCACCAAAGAATCACGATTTTCCAACTTGTTTTTGATGCTTCTCATATCGTGTATGTCGATGGGCTGGAGCTTGCTTGCGAACAAAATCAAACAAGCATTGAATTGGCGGCCTAG
- a CDS encoding NAD(P)H-hydrate dehydratase — protein sequence MSELLTAAQMRTAENTATDAGQVTGLELMERAGRGVVEAVFEEWPTLAASRHKAVVLCGPGNNGGDGFVVARLLKEWGWEVEVFLYGDAAKLSPDARVNYERWLCLGTITSNESLEGGYLSANFDLVIDAVFGTGLSRPLTEDAWLFCKEMYKAGIDVAIDVPSGFCSDSGRFLGESRSDFEGPLSVALTVTFERLRQGHALLPLAGVLRACAVKSIGIDQYLPDFRRETSVSYLSGQARIGASRKAVLNSTAQSSSHKYSHGHTLVLSGGAGRTGAARLSGRAALRIGAGLVTLGVPGSAQMEVASQVTGIMLKRVDSKEDLSGILEDERINVLCLGPGLGIERAGGLVPVAVAAGRACVLDADALSAYEGRPEALFDLVTETCILTPHGGEFARLFPDLAAKLNAPSLDGPAYSKVDATREAAARAGCVVLYKGADTVIASPDGRCSVNSALGERAAPWLATAGSGDVLAGFIAGLLARGFSPMSAAETGAWLHVECALSFGPGLIAEDLAEELPKVFKRLCS from the coding sequence ATGAGTGAACTCCTAACTGCAGCCCAAATGAGAACCGCCGAAAACACAGCGACAGACGCTGGGCAAGTGACGGGTCTTGAGTTGATGGAGCGCGCAGGGCGCGGTGTCGTCGAAGCGGTATTTGAAGAATGGCCGACGCTTGCGGCAAGCAGGCATAAAGCAGTGGTTTTATGTGGCCCTGGTAACAACGGTGGCGACGGGTTTGTTGTGGCGCGATTGCTCAAGGAATGGGGGTGGGAGGTTGAGGTGTTTCTTTACGGCGACGCCGCCAAGCTGTCGCCCGATGCTCGCGTAAATTATGAGCGTTGGCTGTGCTTAGGGACAATCACGTCAAATGAGAGCCTTGAAGGCGGCTATCTATCCGCCAATTTTGATCTGGTGATTGATGCCGTTTTCGGAACAGGCCTGTCTCGTCCTCTTACGGAAGATGCTTGGCTGTTCTGTAAGGAGATGTACAAAGCCGGAATTGACGTTGCGATAGATGTTCCGAGCGGTTTTTGTTCGGATAGTGGCCGCTTTCTTGGCGAAAGTCGGAGTGATTTTGAAGGGCCGCTCAGTGTTGCTCTGACCGTCACATTCGAGAGGCTCCGGCAAGGTCATGCTTTGTTGCCTCTCGCTGGAGTGTTGCGCGCCTGCGCGGTCAAAAGCATCGGTATCGATCAGTATTTGCCCGATTTCCGGAGAGAGACATCAGTTTCATATTTGAGCGGTCAGGCTCGTATCGGGGCAAGTCGAAAGGCTGTTTTGAATTCGACTGCTCAAAGCTCAAGCCACAAGTATTCGCACGGCCATACACTTGTACTCTCAGGAGGCGCTGGTCGAACGGGGGCAGCTCGGCTTTCCGGCCGTGCTGCGCTTCGGATCGGAGCAGGGTTGGTGACCTTGGGCGTGCCTGGCTCTGCGCAAATGGAAGTGGCGAGCCAGGTCACGGGGATCATGCTTAAAAGGGTAGATTCCAAGGAGGATTTGTCTGGGATTCTGGAGGATGAACGGATTAATGTACTTTGCCTTGGTCCAGGGCTTGGGATTGAGCGGGCAGGGGGGCTAGTGCCCGTAGCGGTTGCGGCGGGGCGGGCATGTGTGTTGGATGCGGACGCTTTGAGTGCCTATGAAGGTAGGCCCGAAGCTCTTTTCGATTTGGTGACAGAGACATGCATCCTCACGCCCCATGGTGGTGAGTTCGCTCGCTTGTTTCCTGATTTGGCTGCAAAGCTGAATGCGCCCTCCCTAGATGGGCCTGCATACTCCAAGGTTGATGCCACGCGCGAAGCGGCCGCGCGTGCGGGCTGCGTAGTGTTGTATAAGGGCGCCGATACCGTGATCGCATCACCAGACGGGCGATGTAGTGTTAACTCGGCGCTCGGTGAGCGTGCTGCACCTTGGCTTGCAACGGCTGGCTCTGGAGATGTGCTCGCAGGCTTTATTGCTGGTCTCCTCGCGCGTGGTTTTAGCCCGATGAGCGCTGCTGAGACGGGTGCTTGGCTCCATGTGGAATGCGCCCTTAGCTTTGGCCCGGGGCTGATTGCTGAGGATCTGGCGGAGGAATTGCCCAAAGTCTTTAAGCGCCTCTGCTCCTAG
- a CDS encoding lytic murein transglycosylase, protein MRMLSLSVTLAFGLSSAAAAAPCGNTSSGFNTWKADFAKTAQKAGVKQRGLQALAATTYSSATISADRNQKSFKYSLSKFMQVRGADTIIAQGRKRKAQNSNFYTNLERRYGVPAGVIIAIHGMETAFGGFMGDTKVVSAIVTLTFDCRRSEFFEPHAIGALKLVDQGSISPETKGAKHGELGHTQFLPGNAMNYGVDGNGDGRVDFYNQADALASTANFLQQKGWQSGKGYQEGEPNYPVLKQWNAATVYQQSLAIMGKRIDG, encoded by the coding sequence ATGCGTATGCTTTCTTTATCCGTCACCTTGGCTTTTGGCTTGTCCTCTGCTGCAGCGGCAGCTCCCTGTGGCAATACATCTTCGGGCTTCAATACCTGGAAAGCAGATTTTGCCAAGACAGCTCAAAAAGCGGGGGTAAAACAACGCGGACTTCAAGCTCTCGCGGCAACCACCTATTCTAGCGCGACAATCTCAGCGGATCGCAATCAGAAAAGCTTCAAATATAGTCTATCGAAGTTCATGCAGGTTCGTGGGGCCGACACAATCATTGCACAAGGGCGCAAACGAAAGGCCCAAAATTCAAACTTCTATACAAATTTAGAGCGTCGCTATGGCGTTCCAGCGGGTGTCATTATTGCTATCCACGGCATGGAAACCGCCTTTGGCGGATTTATGGGAGACACTAAAGTTGTGTCTGCGATTGTCACACTGACTTTTGATTGTCGCCGCTCTGAATTTTTTGAGCCTCATGCCATTGGCGCTCTAAAGCTTGTTGATCAAGGCTCAATTAGCCCAGAGACAAAGGGCGCCAAACACGGTGAGCTTGGCCACACTCAATTTCTCCCCGGTAATGCTATGAACTATGGGGTCGATGGAAATGGAGATGGCCGCGTCGATTTTTACAATCAAGCAGATGCACTGGCGTCGACAGCGAATTTTCTGCAGCAAAAAGGCTGGCAATCAGGCAAAGGCTATCAGGAAGGCGAGCCGAACTATCCAGTCCTCAAACAATGGAATGCGGCCACAGTATACCAGCAATCCCTCGCCATCATGGGCAAGCGGATTGACGGTTAA
- a CDS encoding DUF3445 domain-containing protein gives MPGISPLDQGDWLRVDETYAAQLAEKARIVEKDRDLVLAMSEDARLAAEELLETVVTALIAKEGFSLQGNALLCPDERLVELDRSDPMLTLSQLTQEDFCILQKQGLEHVLTGASLCFPASWLLAEKFMRPLINIHEPVASYDENIARRVQRLFDGVRVEQPLWRFNALWYADPALHQPRSAHERRDERFAETAKFMRSELQTIRRLPLTGAVIFGIHTYVLAECTLNRQSACP, from the coding sequence ATGCCTGGTATTTCGCCGCTTGATCAAGGCGACTGGCTGCGTGTGGATGAAACCTATGCAGCGCAGCTCGCCGAAAAGGCGCGGATCGTGGAGAAAGACAGAGACTTGGTATTGGCCATGTCAGAAGACGCGCGCTTAGCGGCTGAAGAGCTTTTGGAGACTGTCGTTACTGCATTGATAGCTAAAGAGGGTTTTTCACTGCAGGGTAATGCTCTCCTTTGCCCTGACGAACGCCTCGTAGAGCTTGATCGGTCCGACCCGATGCTTACTCTGTCTCAGCTTACACAAGAAGATTTTTGTATCTTGCAAAAACAGGGTCTTGAGCATGTTCTGACTGGGGCGTCGCTCTGCTTTCCTGCAAGTTGGTTGCTCGCGGAAAAGTTCATGCGACCCTTGATCAATATTCATGAACCAGTGGCATCCTATGATGAAAACATTGCCCGACGTGTTCAGCGTTTGTTTGACGGTGTTCGTGTTGAGCAGCCCCTTTGGCGCTTTAACGCGCTTTGGTATGCCGATCCTGCGCTGCATCAGCCTCGTTCGGCTCACGAACGGCGGGATGAGAGATTTGCAGAGACTGCTAAGTTTATGCGTTCAGAACTCCAAACCATACGACGCTTGCCCTTAACAGGGGCCGTAATCTTTGGCATTCATACCTATGTATTGGCTGAATGCACACTTAACCGTCAATCCGCTTGCCCATGA
- a CDS encoding LysR family transcriptional regulator: MAYLDNIQTFVRVFELGNMSAAARDLRISAAVASSRISQLEDHLGVRLFQRTTRLLNATEQGNTFYKGALKILEAVEEAEADINDITRSPRGTLYVAAPLGVGQTFIAPAVPKFHETYPLINIRLRLSDRKLDLAAEGLDAAFFLGVPQDSNLRIRKIADCPRLLCASPRYIEKRGMPTSSDELKTDAHDCLNLRYPGAPEFQWPLQTPEGTKRVTVSGPYETDHGEILTNWALEGYGIILKPVFEVAEHLASGRLVPVLEHEPPLPIQLACLYMHRRRQDPKARLFIDFMVEHITANIAT, from the coding sequence ATGGCCTACCTAGACAACATACAAACTTTTGTGCGCGTTTTCGAGCTCGGAAATATGTCCGCAGCTGCGCGTGATCTGCGCATTTCTGCTGCAGTAGCATCGTCTCGCATATCTCAGCTAGAGGATCATCTAGGTGTGCGCCTGTTTCAACGCACAACGCGGCTACTCAACGCCACCGAACAAGGAAACACCTTTTATAAGGGCGCTCTGAAAATCCTCGAGGCGGTCGAAGAAGCCGAGGCAGATATCAATGATATTACTCGCTCGCCGCGCGGTACGCTTTATGTCGCGGCCCCGTTAGGTGTCGGTCAGACGTTTATTGCACCTGCCGTGCCCAAATTTCACGAGACATATCCGCTCATCAACATACGCTTGCGACTTTCAGACAGAAAACTTGACCTTGCTGCAGAAGGTCTGGATGCCGCATTTTTTCTTGGGGTCCCCCAAGATAGTAATCTGCGCATACGAAAGATCGCAGATTGTCCTCGGCTCTTGTGCGCATCCCCGCGCTATATTGAAAAACGTGGCATGCCAACAAGCAGTGACGAACTCAAGACAGATGCTCACGATTGTCTCAATCTGCGCTATCCTGGCGCGCCAGAATTCCAATGGCCTCTTCAAACTCCTGAGGGAACAAAGCGTGTCACTGTTTCAGGGCCGTATGAAACAGACCATGGAGAAATACTCACCAACTGGGCACTGGAAGGCTATGGGATCATTTTGAAGCCAGTTTTCGAAGTGGCCGAGCATCTGGCTTCAGGGCGTTTGGTTCCCGTTTTGGAGCATGAGCCGCCCCTGCCAATACAGCTGGCTTGTCTTTACATGCACAGACGCCGGCAAGACCCCAAAGCGCGCCTTTTCATTGACTTTATGGTAGAGCACATAACGGCCAATATCGCCACTTAG